From the Desulfosarcina sp. BuS5 genome, one window contains:
- a CDS encoding methylenetetrahydrofolate reductase — MKAESNLEKVLEAGHFAFTGEVGPPRGANVEAVKKKAGFLKGLVDSVNITDNQTAMVRMSSWAASMFVMQEGLEPNYQMVCRDRNRLAMQADILGAYAHGIRNILCLSGDHQQFGDHPQAKGVFDIDSMQLIGMVKKMRDEGKFLGGADIDTPPKLFIGAAANPFADPFEWRVHRLAKKVKAGADFVQTQCIYNMDKMREWIRRANDMGLTEKVYILAGVTPMKSLGMARYMKAKVPGMDVPDNVINRLKGVEKKKQADEGIKMACEQIEEFKEMKGVAGVHLMAIEWEHKVPEIAELAKVLPRPKV, encoded by the coding sequence ATGAAAGCAGAAAGCAATCTTGAAAAAGTTTTAGAAGCAGGACATTTTGCTTTTACTGGTGAAGTCGGACCTCCTCGAGGAGCTAATGTTGAGGCTGTTAAGAAAAAAGCCGGATTTTTAAAGGGGCTTGTCGATTCTGTTAATATCACTGACAACCAGACTGCCATGGTACGAATGTCCAGTTGGGCGGCTTCCATGTTTGTTATGCAGGAAGGACTGGAGCCTAACTACCAAATGGTATGCCGTGACCGCAACCGTTTGGCCATGCAAGCCGATATCCTGGGCGCATATGCCCACGGAATCCGGAACATACTCTGTTTGTCAGGTGATCATCAGCAATTCGGAGACCATCCCCAGGCAAAAGGAGTCTTTGATATTGATTCAATGCAGCTTATCGGCATGGTTAAAAAAATGCGCGACGAAGGGAAGTTCCTCGGCGGAGCAGATATCGATACACCGCCCAAACTTTTTATAGGTGCCGCCGCTAATCCCTTTGCAGATCCATTTGAATGGCGCGTACATCGCCTGGCAAAAAAAGTCAAGGCCGGCGCGGACTTTGTTCAGACTCAATGTATTTATAATATGGACAAAATGCGGGAATGGATCAGGCGCGCCAATGATATGGGACTTACCGAAAAAGTTTACATCCTGGCCGGAGTAACCCCCATGAAAAGTCTTGGTATGGCCAGATATATGAAAGCTAAAGTCCCTGGGATGGATGTACCTGATAATGTTATTAATCGTCTCAAGGGCGTTGAAAAGAAAAAACAGGCCGATGAAGGTATAAAAATGGCTTGCGAGCAGATTGAAGAATTCAAAGAGATGAAAGGCGTTGCCGGAGTTCATCTTATGGCTATTGAATGGGAACATAAGGTGCCTGAAATTGCTGAGCTGGCAAAGGTGTTGCCCAGACCGAAGGTATAA
- a CDS encoding methylenetetrahydrofolate reductase C-terminal domain-containing protein — protein sequence MIVAQRKPFDEIRALLGGYKKVLTVGCGTCVAVCLAGGEKEVGILNSELKLAAKVDNNQIEFGGITVERQCDMEFLAELDDLVGGYDALLSMACGAGIQFLAERFPDLPVFPAVDTTFIGVNRDVGWYEERCRGCGTCVLGMTGGICPVTMCAKSLLNGPCGGTNQGNCEISQDQPCAWFQIYERLEKQGRLENILEICEPIDWRNQTPRTVIQPAYAKRYQS from the coding sequence ATGATTGTTGCACAGAGGAAGCCCTTTGATGAAATCAGGGCGTTGCTGGGGGGCTACAAAAAAGTTCTTACAGTGGGTTGTGGAACTTGCGTCGCTGTCTGCCTTGCCGGCGGTGAAAAGGAGGTGGGAATTTTAAATTCCGAACTTAAACTTGCCGCTAAAGTTGATAATAATCAAATTGAGTTTGGCGGGATTACTGTTGAACGGCAATGCGACATGGAGTTTCTGGCTGAACTGGACGACCTGGTTGGCGGATATGACGCACTCTTATCCATGGCCTGTGGTGCCGGCATCCAGTTTCTGGCGGAAAGGTTTCCGGATTTACCGGTTTTTCCGGCTGTTGATACAACTTTTATTGGAGTTAACAGGGATGTGGGCTGGTATGAGGAACGATGCCGGGGATGCGGCACATGCGTACTTGGAATGACCGGGGGGATCTGCCCTGTAACCATGTGTGCCAAAAGTCTTCTCAACGGTCCTTGCGGAGGAACAAACCAGGGTAACTGCGAAATCAGCCAGGATCAGCCATGCGCCTGGTTTCAGATTTATGAAAGACTGGAGAAACAGGGACGGCTTGAGAATATTCTTGAAATTTGTGAACCTATTGACTGGCGTAATCAGACACCCCGGACAGTAATTCAACCGGCTTATGCAAAACGTTATCAATCTTAA
- a CDS encoding universal stress protein, which translates to MIENENINKILIAVDGSDQSLQAVRYASLVMPCKHTEVVLFYIGDKFSQLFFDMDRNPLYQSKMPELKRWMADQQMQMGNFFKVCSDILIKAGFPKNSVVVKTQTKKLSVSRDISKESYNDYTAVLMGRTGISKLKDMFVKSLATKLVGAISHIPIIVVGGIPSSKKVLMAFDGSHSALKGLINVGLALSHSECEIMMCHLVKAGKNIELQKEQIELDFKKAVEKIIEAGMAESAVQNKILTVYKSLAAGIVGEAVAGDYGTIVIGRRSLVTFIEEAVIGRVSNKVLDTASEMAVWIT; encoded by the coding sequence GTGATTGAAAATGAAAATATAAATAAAATATTAATTGCTGTTGACGGATCCGATCAGTCCCTGCAGGCAGTCAGGTATGCCAGCTTAGTTATGCCCTGCAAACATACGGAGGTAGTACTTTTTTATATAGGCGATAAATTTTCCCAACTCTTTTTTGATATGGACAGGAACCCGCTATATCAATCGAAGATGCCCGAACTTAAACGCTGGATGGCAGACCAGCAAATGCAGATGGGCAATTTTTTTAAAGTATGTTCCGATATTCTGATTAAGGCCGGATTTCCAAAAAATTCCGTAGTCGTCAAAACCCAGACAAAAAAACTTAGTGTCAGCAGAGACATTTCGAAGGAATCATATAATGATTATACCGCCGTTTTGATGGGCCGCACCGGTATCAGCAAACTTAAGGATATGTTTGTTAAGAGCCTGGCCACCAAGCTGGTAGGAGCAATAAGCCACATTCCGATCATTGTGGTCGGAGGAATTCCGTCATCCAAAAAAGTATTGATGGCCTTTGACGGTTCTCACAGTGCTCTAAAGGGTTTAATAAATGTCGGACTGGCTCTTAGTCATTCGGAATGCGAAATAATGATGTGTCATCTCGTTAAAGCAGGCAAAAACATTGAATTGCAAAAAGAACAGATAGAATTAGATTTCAAAAAAGCCGTAGAAAAAATTATTGAAGCCGGAATGGCGGAATCGGCCGTGCAAAATAAAATACTAACCGTATATAAAAGCCTGGCCGCCGGCATTGTGGGTGAAGCCGTAGCGGGAGATTACGGTACAATTGTCATAGGGCGGCGAAGCCTTGTTACATTTATTGAAGAAGCTGTTATAGGAAGGGTTAGTAATAAGGTACTCGATACCGCTAGCGAAATGGCTGTATGGATAACATAA
- the rsxC gene encoding electron transport complex subunit RsxC, whose amino-acid sequence MRLGLKGFAGGGTFAHGVHPPGRKHYSSDAQIEVVPAPETLLLPLQQNIGAPSKPIVKARQDVLYGDVVAKSGGFVSVPLHSPVSGKVKKSAVTTLPTGLHIEAIVIKAEENQTAGNDFYADLTGADWPKNGIGEYDPNKIAEAINNAGIVGLGGATFPTHVKFMPNDKKPVHTLLVNGCECEPYLTSDYRLMLEAPAAIITGALLAGHALGARDIVINVEDNKMDAVDALRQAAQDTIIRIAVLKTKYPQGSEKHLILALTKHEVPLGGLPSDVGMAVSNVGTIAAVAMALIKDKPLTHRVVSVTGGGVARPANLLAPIGISCGELIEFCGGLNENASRMIAGGPMMGFPFIDLETPVTKGTSGLTILTEEDVQKAEETSCVHCGRCVDVCPMRLVPTKIALAGRHKDLELARRYNIMACFECGCCAYICPAGIPLVQLIRAGKVLIAAMNKP is encoded by the coding sequence ATGAGATTAGGCTTGAAAGGTTTTGCAGGTGGAGGCACTTTTGCGCATGGTGTACATCCTCCTGGAAGGAAGCATTATTCATCAGATGCACAGATTGAGGTAGTGCCGGCTCCTGAAACACTGCTTCTGCCATTACAGCAGAATATCGGAGCGCCATCCAAACCGATAGTCAAAGCGAGGCAGGATGTTCTTTACGGAGACGTGGTGGCAAAAAGCGGGGGTTTTGTATCTGTGCCGCTCCACTCACCTGTTTCTGGCAAGGTTAAAAAATCGGCTGTAACGACACTTCCGACCGGCCTGCACATTGAAGCTATTGTAATCAAAGCCGAAGAAAATCAGACAGCAGGTAACGATTTTTATGCGGATCTGACCGGCGCTGATTGGCCAAAAAACGGAATTGGTGAATATGATCCGAACAAGATAGCCGAAGCAATAAATAACGCCGGCATAGTGGGGCTTGGCGGAGCCACCTTTCCAACCCATGTCAAGTTTATGCCTAATGACAAAAAGCCTGTTCATACTCTTTTGGTAAACGGTTGTGAATGCGAGCCGTACCTTACATCCGATTACAGGCTTATGCTTGAAGCTCCGGCGGCAATCATCACAGGCGCTTTGCTGGCGGGGCATGCGCTTGGCGCCAGGGATATTGTTATCAATGTTGAGGACAATAAGATGGATGCCGTGGATGCATTGCGCCAGGCTGCCCAGGATACTATTATTCGGATTGCGGTTCTGAAAACAAAGTATCCCCAGGGGAGCGAAAAGCATCTGATCTTGGCTTTGACCAAACATGAGGTCCCCCTTGGAGGACTCCCTTCGGATGTCGGCATGGCGGTGAGTAATGTGGGCACCATTGCTGCCGTTGCGATGGCGTTGATAAAAGACAAGCCCCTTACACACAGGGTTGTAAGCGTAACCGGCGGAGGAGTGGCCAGGCCGGCCAATCTTCTGGCACCCATAGGCATCAGTTGCGGAGAACTCATAGAGTTTTGCGGCGGCCTGAATGAAAATGCATCCAGGATGATAGCCGGCGGGCCAATGATGGGCTTCCCCTTTATAGATTTGGAAACTCCTGTTACCAAAGGAACCAGCGGCCTTACCATTCTTACCGAAGAAGATGTACAAAAAGCTGAAGAAACATCCTGCGTGCATTGCGGGCGTTGTGTGGATGTATGCCCCATGCGGCTGGTACCGACAAAAATAGCTTTGGCGGGGCGTCATAAAGATCTTGAACTCGCCCGGCGGTATAATATTATGGCTTGTTTTGAGTGCGGCTGCTGCGCATATATCTGCCCGGCCGGCATACCGCTGGTTCAGTTGATCCGGGCAGGTAAGGTCCTTATTGCAGCGATGAACAAGCCATAG
- a CDS encoding RnfABCDGE type electron transport complex subunit D, giving the protein MTKKEKDKLTAFEKATCKINVASSPHLADSAMTTRSMMIDVLISLLPVILVSVYVFHWYAVKQLLICIASCLAAEALFTRMRNKPFSLLDYSAVITGVIIALSIPGTAPWFVSVIASFVGIGIGKSVFGGIGMNIFNPAMVGRAFVMIAFAGYMGASGYQNAGSLVDAITQATPMDLFKQSGVVPSLSVLFWGVTNGSLGETSAIACIIGGVYLCIRRTASWEIPLGVILTVAVLGGIQNIVSPDSGWTVLHHLFGGALLFGAFFIATDPVTSPLTPKGKFIFGAGVGAIIMLLRLFSGYPEGVMFAVLLMNALTPLINRWNVPKPLGEY; this is encoded by the coding sequence ATGACAAAAAAAGAAAAAGATAAATTAACTGCTTTTGAGAAGGCCACCTGCAAAATTAATGTGGCTTCATCACCGCATTTAGCCGACTCGGCGATGACCACGCGGAGCATGATGATAGATGTTCTAATATCTCTTTTGCCGGTTATACTGGTGTCGGTTTATGTTTTTCACTGGTACGCAGTCAAACAACTTCTGATCTGTATCGCGAGCTGTCTGGCTGCCGAGGCGCTTTTTACCAGGATGCGTAATAAGCCGTTTAGCCTTTTAGACTATTCGGCAGTAATTACAGGCGTAATCATTGCCCTGTCAATCCCTGGAACCGCTCCATGGTTTGTATCTGTAATAGCATCCTTTGTGGGTATAGGTATAGGCAAATCTGTGTTTGGCGGTATCGGCATGAATATCTTTAACCCTGCGATGGTAGGCCGCGCATTTGTTATGATTGCCTTTGCGGGATATATGGGAGCATCCGGATATCAAAATGCCGGCAGCCTGGTGGATGCTATCACCCAGGCGACACCGATGGATCTCTTCAAGCAGAGTGGCGTGGTGCCTTCGCTTTCCGTACTCTTTTGGGGGGTTACCAATGGTTCCCTTGGAGAAACAAGCGCTATTGCATGCATCATCGGCGGGGTTTATCTCTGTATCCGCAGAACAGCATCCTGGGAAATTCCCCTGGGTGTGATCCTGACGGTTGCGGTTTTGGGCGGCATTCAAAATATTGTATCTCCTGATTCCGGCTGGACTGTTTTGCACCATCTTTTTGGCGGAGCGTTACTCTTCGGAGCATTTTTCATAGCCACGGATCCTGTGACCAGCCCGCTTACGCCAAAGGGCAAGTTTATATTCGGTGCCGGTGTAGGTGCTATTATTATGCTGCTAAGGCTTTTCAGCGGATATCCGGAAGGCGTGATGTTTGCTGTATTATTAATGAATGCCCTTACGCCGCTTATAAATAGATGGAATGTACCGAAGCCGCTTGGCGAGTATTAA
- a CDS encoding FMN-binding protein: protein MMMESGRREIKDSPGMLERIKKNNLVQGWLVLLLALFFGSALASVQLSLGPKIEMNKLNETLSKVPELVLGASRAHEMEAKNQELGIEAMTIDVNKNNKRVLYNVYKTTYNGEITGWVVKTGGQGYASKLELLIGLDPGMESITGLFILAQKETPGLGNKIITEKWRKQFINKPTKNRLVVVKDGADALNEIDAITGATISSRSVTDILNTAISDLKGQLISGQSSNR from the coding sequence ATGATGATGGAATCAGGAAGAAGAGAAATAAAGGATTCCCCAGGCATGTTGGAGCGCATCAAAAAGAACAACCTGGTTCAGGGGTGGCTGGTTCTTCTCCTTGCCCTTTTCTTTGGATCTGCCCTTGCAAGTGTTCAACTTTCCCTTGGTCCGAAAATTGAGATGAACAAATTAAATGAAACCCTCAGCAAGGTGCCTGAACTTGTACTTGGAGCTTCGCGGGCCCATGAAATGGAAGCAAAAAATCAAGAGCTTGGCATAGAAGCCATGACTATAGATGTTAATAAAAATAATAAAAGGGTTTTGTATAATGTTTATAAAACAACATACAATGGAGAGATAACCGGGTGGGTTGTCAAAACCGGCGGGCAGGGATATGCTAGCAAGCTTGAGCTTCTTATAGGTCTTGATCCCGGTATGGAATCGATCACAGGCCTTTTTATTCTAGCTCAGAAAGAGACACCCGGTCTCGGCAACAAGATTATAACCGAAAAATGGCGCAAACAGTTCATCAATAAACCGACTAAAAATCGACTGGTAGTAGTTAAAGACGGAGCCGATGCTTTAAATGAAATAGATGCCATAACCGGCGCCACAATTTCATCCAGAAGTGTAACTGATATACTGAATACCGCTATCAGTGATCTTAAGGGGCAATTGATCTCAGGACAAAGTTCAAACCGCTAA
- the rsxE gene encoding electron transport complex subunit RsxE yields the protein MADQPTATERFIQGILPENPVYRQLLGLCATLAVSNNMKAALTMAASVTFVLLCANVVTSLIRNLLKPHLRIVVFTLTIATFVTIADRFLAAYLYQMSKTLGPYIPLIIVNCIIICRCEVCASKQSVFTAASDAIGQSLGFALALSSIAAIREILGTGMFFGLRVLPAAWPDWVIMALPPGAFLTFGLMLAAINWISSNK from the coding sequence ATGGCCGATCAACCCACAGCAACAGAGAGGTTCATTCAGGGTATTCTGCCTGAGAACCCGGTATACAGGCAACTGCTCGGGTTATGCGCGACCCTCGCTGTAAGTAATAACATGAAAGCAGCGCTCACGATGGCAGCCTCCGTAACATTTGTGCTTCTTTGCGCCAATGTTGTAACGAGTTTGATAAGAAATCTCTTAAAACCACATCTGCGCATCGTAGTTTTTACTTTAACAATAGCTACCTTCGTAACTATTGCAGACAGATTTTTGGCCGCTTATTTGTACCAGATGAGCAAAACTCTCGGTCCCTATATTCCCCTTATTATCGTTAATTGTATTATTATTTGCCGGTGTGAAGTGTGCGCCTCTAAACAATCGGTATTTACAGCGGCATCCGACGCGATAGGGCAGTCCCTTGGATTTGCTCTGGCTCTTTCGAGCATTGCGGCCATACGCGAAATCCTGGGAACGGGCATGTTTTTCGGGTTAAGAGTTCTTCCTGCCGCATGGCCGGACTGGGTGATAATGGCACTGCCGCCTGGAGCTTTTTTAACCTTTGGTCTAATGCTGGCCGCAATAAACTGGATCAGTTCAAATAAATAA
- a CDS encoding electron transport complex protein RnfA, with the protein MSYLTDIFLIALGAALINNFVLYYFVGICPFVGVSRRVEMAFGMGCAVTFVMTIAAFLCWILTTFVLMPGAPLSKWVAGFFVSADVAAGIDLTILSYIVYIFVIASSVQFVEMYVRKFFPVLYSSFGVFLPLITTNCAILFACLMIMSNIVGVDNPADAWDLGRALTLAIFGGVGFIIAIVIMAGIREDLELCDIPKPFQGVAITLIVGGILAMAFMGFTGVDSGLRNAMIPM; encoded by the coding sequence ATGAGCTATCTTACAGATATATTCCTGATTGCTTTAGGCGCCGCTCTGATTAACAATTTCGTACTCTATTATTTTGTTGGCATATGCCCATTTGTAGGTGTCTCAAGGCGGGTGGAAATGGCATTCGGCATGGGATGCGCCGTGACTTTTGTTATGACTATTGCGGCATTTTTGTGTTGGATCCTTACCACATTCGTCCTGATGCCCGGCGCTCCGTTATCAAAATGGGTTGCAGGTTTTTTTGTTTCTGCCGATGTTGCGGCCGGTATAGATCTGACCATATTAAGTTATATCGTATATATCTTTGTTATTGCTTCATCTGTGCAGTTTGTGGAGATGTATGTCCGTAAATTTTTTCCTGTTTTGTACAGTTCTTTTGGTGTATTTCTCCCCCTGATTACCACTAATTGCGCTATTCTTTTTGCATGCCTGATGATAATGAGCAATATTGTCGGAGTTGATAATCCGGCCGATGCCTGGGACCTTGGCAGAGCCCTGACCCTTGCAATATTCGGAGGGGTAGGCTTTATCATTGCCATTGTGATTATGGCCGGCATACGTGAGGATTTGGAACTTTGTGATATACCCAAGCCATTTCAGGGTGTCGCCATTACCCTGATCGTTGGCGGAATCCTTGCAATGGCTTTTATGGGATTTACCGGGGTCGACTCCGGTCTCAGGAATGCAATGATTCCAATGTAG
- a CDS encoding RnfABCDGE type electron transport complex subunit B translates to MNLVTIFISAGTMLGLAVIFSYILGWANNAFRVEIDPRAEAAMEVLPGANCGGCSYVGCGDYAVAVAAGEAPVNLCVVGGPTCAAELAAIMGVELGETFPNYAIVHCGAHSEDRLHRSEYLGEQSCFTANLVKSIQGCVYGCLGFGDCVEACNYDAIQVIDGLATVDYEKCIGCGACAKACPRNIISINPFEKNSILVVKCANHDAGKAVKGVCKTGCIGCKACAKVSSTFTITDNLSVIDYDKYIQADTEEIDKAVKKCPVKCLGFAGKP, encoded by the coding sequence ATGAACCTGGTGACCATATTTATTTCAGCCGGAACCATGCTGGGACTGGCAGTAATCTTTTCATATATACTTGGATGGGCCAACAATGCCTTTCGAGTTGAAATTGATCCAAGAGCAGAGGCTGCGATGGAAGTGCTTCCCGGAGCTAATTGCGGTGGTTGCTCCTATGTTGGTTGTGGCGATTATGCCGTAGCTGTTGCCGCGGGAGAAGCTCCTGTCAATCTATGTGTCGTTGGCGGGCCGACCTGCGCCGCAGAATTGGCTGCTATTATGGGCGTTGAACTGGGGGAAACATTTCCAAATTATGCGATTGTTCATTGCGGCGCGCATAGTGAAGATCGACTTCATCGCAGCGAATATCTTGGCGAGCAAAGCTGTTTTACCGCAAATCTTGTAAAAAGCATCCAGGGCTGTGTTTACGGCTGCCTTGGTTTTGGCGATTGTGTGGAAGCTTGTAATTATGATGCAATCCAAGTTATTGATGGCCTTGCCACAGTAGATTATGAAAAATGTATCGGTTGCGGCGCGTGTGCAAAAGCCTGCCCGAGAAATATTATCAGCATCAATCCCTTTGAAAAAAATTCGATACTCGTTGTGAAATGCGCAAATCATGATGCCGGCAAGGCTGTAAAAGGGGTTTGCAAGACAGGTTGTATCGGATGCAAGGCATGTGCAAAGGTTTCAAGTACTTTTACAATCACAGATAATCTTTCGGTTATCGATTACGATAAATATATTCAAGCCGATACAGAAGAAATAGATAAGGCTGTTAAGAAATGTCCTGTGAAATGCCTTGGCTTTGCAGGGAAACCGTAA
- the aat gene encoding leucyl/phenylalanyl-tRNA--protein transferase, which produces MPIFILSEQLVFPTPHLATPEGLLAVGGDLSPERLLLAYRQGIFPWFSDEEPLLWWSPDPRLVLYPEELKVSKSLKKTIKHGRFHITADTSFDRVIKACALVKRNNNEGTWIVDEMIKAYSLLHEAGFAHSIEAWYQGELAGGLYGVSLGRCFFGESMFTHVSNASKAAFVRLVEYLKRFSFDFIDCQVTTKHLVSLGAREIPRSRFLGQLKESLKLPAMEGKWTELFSKRL; this is translated from the coding sequence ATGCCGATTTTTATCTTATCAGAACAATTAGTCTTTCCGACTCCTCACCTTGCAACACCTGAAGGCCTTCTGGCAGTTGGTGGGGATCTTAGCCCTGAACGTCTTCTGTTGGCCTACCGCCAGGGAATTTTTCCCTGGTTTTCAGATGAAGAACCTCTTTTGTGGTGGTCTCCTGATCCGCGCCTGGTACTCTATCCTGAAGAACTTAAGGTCTCAAAATCCCTAAAAAAAACAATAAAACATGGCCGTTTTCATATTACGGCAGACACTTCTTTCGATAGAGTGATAAAAGCCTGCGCGCTGGTTAAACGCAATAACAACGAAGGCACATGGATAGTAGACGAAATGATCAAAGCTTACTCCCTCCTGCATGAAGCAGGCTTTGCCCATTCCATTGAAGCGTGGTATCAAGGAGAACTGGCAGGTGGATTATACGGAGTCTCCCTGGGACGGTGCTTTTTTGGAGAATCGATGTTTACTCACGTAAGCAATGCTTCAAAGGCAGCATTTGTCAGGCTGGTGGAATACCTGAAGCGTTTTTCCTTTGACTTCATAGACTGCCAGGTTACCACAAAGCACCTGGTAAGCCTGGGAGCAAGGGAAATACCAAGGAGCCGATTTCTTGGCCAGCTTAAAGAATCTCTCAAATTACCGGCAATGGAAGGTAAATGGACTGAATTATTCAGTAAAAGGCTGTAG
- a CDS encoding transposase, whose amino-acid sequence MSRPLRIKYPGAWYHVMNRGMRSESIFLDKHDYLMFIDLLIEVSEMCNVNIAAYCLMTNHYHILLQTPDGNISRCMRHLNSVYTQKYNKRHGFDGQLFRGRYKSILVCNDSHLLQLIRYIHKNPVKAGIVKDMPDYEWSSYKGYLSYANKWKWLHKDYIFSMITPKKRGRLKSFIEFMRKDDSEEVIRLFSLKKLPSFFGPESFITGIKEKYYFKKKSYEVPESKNLAPASDSIISAVCENYDVSFNELLITRRGVFNEPRNIAVYLLRQMRGENLNNIGELFNIKTYSTVSSILRRVSRLKKYDGKIKKRIGKIQGNINKCQT is encoded by the coding sequence ATGTCACGTCCACTTAGAATAAAATATCCTGGAGCATGGTATCATGTAATGAACCGTGGGATGCGGTCCGAATCCATTTTTTTAGATAAACATGATTATTTAATGTTTATTGATCTGCTGATTGAAGTATCTGAAATGTGTAATGTAAATATAGCGGCATACTGTTTAATGACAAATCATTACCATATTTTGCTGCAAACCCCGGATGGGAATATCTCAAGATGCATGAGGCATCTGAATAGCGTATATACCCAGAAATATAACAAAAGGCATGGATTTGATGGTCAGCTTTTCAGGGGAAGGTACAAGTCGATTCTTGTTTGTAATGACAGCCATCTTCTGCAACTAATAAGATATATCCACAAGAACCCGGTAAAAGCGGGCATAGTTAAAGATATGCCGGATTATGAATGGAGCAGCTACAAAGGTTATCTGTCATATGCGAACAAGTGGAAATGGCTACATAAAGATTATATTTTCTCCATGATAACCCCAAAAAAACGGGGCCGACTGAAATCGTTTATTGAATTTATGCGGAAAGATGATTCAGAAGAGGTTATCAGGCTGTTTTCTTTAAAGAAACTCCCATCATTTTTTGGCCCGGAAAGTTTCATAACAGGAATAAAAGAAAAATATTATTTTAAGAAAAAAAGCTATGAAGTACCTGAATCAAAAAATCTTGCTCCGGCATCTGATTCAATAATTTCAGCAGTGTGTGAGAATTATGATGTATCGTTTAATGAATTATTGATAACAAGACGCGGTGTTTTTAATGAACCGCGAAATATTGCAGTTTATCTATTACGTCAAATGCGAGGCGAAAACCTTAACAACATAGGTGAGTTGTTTAATATTAAAACATACAGTACTGTAAGCAGCATATTACGAAGAGTTTCGAGGCTTAAAAAATATGACGGAAAGATTAAAAAACGGATAGGTAAAATACAAGGCAATATCAATAAGTGTCAAACGTAG